AGCGGCTTAACTATTGAACAAGCCAAGAAAAGGATTACAAGCCAACTGGCAACCGTTTATCAGGGTATTAAATCAGGACAAACTGCTGTTAATATTACATTGGGAAATATTCGCACCATTAAAGTGGTGATTTTGGGTGAAGTTAAATTACCTGGAACATTTACTCTACCATCGTTGGCAACAGCCTTTAATGCATTATATGCTTCTGGAGGTCCTAATGAGAATGGTTCTTTCCGTAATATCAAAATTATAAGAAACAATCGAGTTATTTCCGTAATTGATGTTTATGATTTTCTTGTTAAAGGTGATCAGAGCAAAAACATTCGTTTACAAGACCAGGATGTAATTAAGGTTGGAGCTTATGAAACCCGAGTTGAGTTTGAAGGAGAGGTAAAACGTCCTGGAATTTATGAGGTGACTAAGGATGAATCATTTGCGGATGTGTTGAAGTTTACAGGTGGTTTCACGAATGATGCCTACCGTCAAATGGTAAAAGTGGTACGCAACACAGCCAAAGAAAGGAGTGTTGCCGATGTATCTTCAGAATTGTATTCCTTATTTACACCGCAAACTGGTGATGTATATACTGTAGAAAAAGTACTTAATCGGTTTGCAAACCGTGTGCAAGTTAATGGTGCCGTATTCCGACCAGGCGTTTATGCCTTGGAAGAAGGTATTACCCTGAGCCAGTTGTTAATTAAGGCAGAAGGTGTTCGTGAAGATGCCTTTATGAGTCGTGGTGTGATTAACCGCCTTAAGTCAGATAATACTCCTGAGGTTTTATCCTTTAATGTAGGTGATATTATTAACGGAAAGACTAGCGACATCGCCTTAAAACGTGAAGATGTGGTGACTATCTCATCAAAATTTGATTTAAAAGAAAATTATACATATTCGATTCAAGGGGAAGTTCAAAATCCTGGTATTTATCCATACTCTGAAAATGCAAAAATTGCTGATCTGATTATTCTGGCAGGTGGATTGAGAGATAGGGCTTCGTTGAGTAGAATTGAAGTTGCTCGTAGATTAAAATCGGCTGATTCATTGTCGAAAACAGCTCAAACTGCACAAATTTTCCAGTTTGCTCTGGACAAAGATTTAAAAGATGATGGAGCTGCGGCATCCTTTGTGTTAGAGCCCTTTGATGAAGTGAGCATTCGTCCTGCTCCGGGTTACCAAACACAAAAAAATGTGAAACTCGAAGGAGAGGTATTGTATCCAGGGCTTTATACCATTGTTAAAAAGAATGACCGAATTTCAGATGTTATTCAGCGCGCAGGAGGCTTATCTCCATTAGCCTATGCTAATGGAGCAGTTTTAATTCGCAAGAAATTGTTAACCGAAACCGACAAGTTGCTTCAGCAAAAGCGATTAGAGGCTTTGGAAAAACAAAGTACAGATACTACTGCAAGCCAAAAAACAGTTGATGAGGAATTAGAAGATCAAACGAATTTATTGGGAATCAATCTTTCAAAGATTTTGGAGAAACCAGGTTCTAAATACGATCTAGTTTTAGAAGACGGCGATGTGCTTAAGGTGCCAACTCAATTGCAAACAGTTGAAGTCAAGGGAGAGGTTTTATATCCTATATTAATTAGGTATGATAAGAGCAAAGGATTCAAGGATTATGTGAATGGTGCCGGAGGTTTTTCAACAAAGGCATTAAAAGGGAAATCGTATGTAGTTTATGCCAATGGGGCCGTTGCAAGCACACGTAACTTTTTATTCTTTAGAAGCTTTCCTTCAATTAAACCAGGAGCAGAAATTTATGTTCCGGTCCGGGAACAGCGTGAGAAATTAAGCCCGGCCGCAGCCGTTGGTATATCAACAAGTGTGGTGTCAATGTTAGCATTGGTGATTTCACTCTTTAAATAAGAAGTTCTTTACGCTATTAAAACAGGCAAAGCAAGAAGCATTGCCTGTTTTTGTTGTGTGCCGTGCATATCTATAAACTAGGAGGTGCAAGTCCTCTATGGGGGTCGGTAGTTACCAACCATTAGCCAAGAGCAAGGGTGTCCGTTGCGAAGCGGAATCTGAAGGAAGCTTGAGGCAAATCCCTGAACCGAGGCACACGAACCCTATCAGGCATATCCAGCAGGATGAGATTGCAACACAAATCGAAGTCCAATAACTACCCGGATACTGGAGTGTAAATAAGGCGGTTACATGGGGAGAAAGTGTATAGGTTTACCACGGGAGGTCTGACAGACGTGCGGAAACAAGCAGTATGAAACACGGCTAACAATTGCTGTCAGAAGTCAGCAGAGACCAAAGTACGCTGCTACGAGCTAGCAGGGGAAGGGTCGAATCTTAAGAGGTGAGCATCAACTGAAAGTTACTGTATGAATGGTAGAAAGCAGAAAACGGAGCAAGACACCTGGCAGAGCGGAACTAGGTCGGCAACCGAATCAAGCTCTGGAGGGCAGACATATCTATGGATGACTGAAAAAGGAAACACCAACACAACGCAAGGGCAACAAGCCCAACTTCTGGAGTACATACTCTCGCCGTCGAACCTTAATGCGGCCTACAAACAAGTTAAGCGTAATGATGGAACAGGTGGGGTTGACGGGATGAGCGTAGAATTGCTTTTACCCTACTTACACTCCCACCGAGAAGTATTGCTTCATTCACTACAAAATGGGAGGTACAAGCCTCAAGCTGTTCGCCGGGTTGAAATACCCAAAGAGAACGGCAAAAAGCGAGCCTTAGGCATCCCCACGGTAGTGGATAGGGTCATTCAGCAGGCAATCACCCAACAATTAACACCTATTTACGAACGACAGTTCTCGTCCAACAGTTACGGTTTTCGTCCAAAACGCAGTGCTCATCAGGCAATAAAACAATGCCAGGTCAACGCAAATGAGGGTTATCGTTACGTTGTGGATATGGATTTGGAAAAATTCTTCGATACTGTTAACCAAAGCAAGCTGATAGAGATTTTATCCCGAACCATCCCTGATGGCAGGGTGGTGTCATTGATACATAAATACCTAAAGGCAGGGGTAATGACGCATGGAGTTTTTCAAGCGACATCGATGGGGGTTCCGCAGGGAGGGAATTTAAGTCCATTATTGAGTAATGTAATGCTTAACGAATTGGACAAGGAGCTAACGGAAAGAGGACATCGTTTTGTCAGATACGCTGATGATTGTATGGTATTCTGTAAAAGCCGCCGAGCCGCCCAGAGGGTGCTTGTCGGCATTACAACCTACATTGAACAAAAGCTTTATCTGAAAGTCAATAGGGAGAAAACCAAGGTTGCACACATCAAGGACGTTAAGTTCTTGGGGTATGGATTTTACTTCAACAAAAATGGTTGCAAAATGCGCGCCCATAAGAAAAGTGTTGAAAAGATGAAAGAGAAAATCCGAGAACTGACCTCACGGAGCAACGGATGGGGCAATGAACGCCGAAAGGAAGCAATAAGACAGTACATCACAGGCTGGCTTAACTATTTTCAGCTGGCAGACATGAAAGGATTGTTGGAACGCATAGATGAATGGTATCGAAGAAGAATCAGGTCATTGATATGGAAACAATGGAAAAGTATCAAAACCCGAATTAGGAATCTGATAAAACTGGATATCCCGAAAAACAAGGCAAAGGAATACGGCAACACAAGGAAAAGCTACTGGCATACAGCTAATAGTCCAATCCTTAGCAGAAGTATCACCAATGAACGCCTTAAGCAGTCGGGTTACCTGTTCTTTACTGACTACTATCAAAAATTGCGTTGTGTAAATTAAGAAACCGCCGTATACCGAACGGTACGTACGGTGGTGTGAGAGGTCGGAAAATGAAATAGGAGGAAAACCTATTTTATTTTTCCTCCTACTCGATTTTATTGAGGTTAATTTCATATAAAGTGCCAATAAATTATCTGTTTCAGTTTCACTTTTGAATAGTAACTTAGGCAATATGAATAATTCATTGTCACCTGTTGTACTTGTCGGATACTCTGGGCATGCTTTTGTTGTTGCAGATGCCTTATTATCTTCAAAATTTAAAATAGCAGGGTATTTAGAAAAGGAAGAGAAGGCTAACAATCCATATGGACTTTCTTATTTAGGGAATGATGGGGATAAAGACTGCTTAAACGGGCTTAAAGAGTATGCTTTTATAGTTGCGATTGGGGATAATCTTATTAGAAAAAAAGTTCAGAGGGCATTAGAGGCGGAGTTATTACAAATTACTAATGTTAATCATCC
Above is a window of Solitalea lacus DNA encoding:
- the ltrA gene encoding group II intron reverse transcriptase/maturase, whose protein sequence is MNGRKQKTEQDTWQSGTRSATESSSGGQTYLWMTEKGNTNTTQGQQAQLLEYILSPSNLNAAYKQVKRNDGTGGVDGMSVELLLPYLHSHREVLLHSLQNGRYKPQAVRRVEIPKENGKKRALGIPTVVDRVIQQAITQQLTPIYERQFSSNSYGFRPKRSAHQAIKQCQVNANEGYRYVVDMDLEKFFDTVNQSKLIEILSRTIPDGRVVSLIHKYLKAGVMTHGVFQATSMGVPQGGNLSPLLSNVMLNELDKELTERGHRFVRYADDCMVFCKSRRAAQRVLVGITTYIEQKLYLKVNREKTKVAHIKDVKFLGYGFYFNKNGCKMRAHKKSVEKMKEKIRELTSRSNGWGNERRKEAIRQYITGWLNYFQLADMKGLLERIDEWYRRRIRSLIWKQWKSIKTRIRNLIKLDIPKNKAKEYGNTRKSYWHTANSPILSRSITNERLKQSGYLFFTDYYQKLRCVN
- a CDS encoding SLBB domain-containing protein; translated protein: MTFFRFLKVVSFLLVLTLFFSSNVLAQDAGLTMQNLSTVKVDNLTDDQIRQFMAQAQKSGFTETQLEQLAMQKGMPATELAKLRERITRLGGYTGLQKTSDAKTKGNDKDKLRGFDEKELDENPSQDSTLKKSKIFGAELFNNKKLSFEPNLKMATPQGYQLGPGDELLLDIYGYSEANYQLTVSPEGSIRIPYVGPVSVSGLTIEQAKKRITSQLATVYQGIKSGQTAVNITLGNIRTIKVVILGEVKLPGTFTLPSLATAFNALYASGGPNENGSFRNIKIIRNNRVISVIDVYDFLVKGDQSKNIRLQDQDVIKVGAYETRVEFEGEVKRPGIYEVTKDESFADVLKFTGGFTNDAYRQMVKVVRNTAKERSVADVSSELYSLFTPQTGDVYTVEKVLNRFANRVQVNGAVFRPGVYALEEGITLSQLLIKAEGVREDAFMSRGVINRLKSDNTPEVLSFNVGDIINGKTSDIALKREDVVTISSKFDLKENYTYSIQGEVQNPGIYPYSENAKIADLIILAGGLRDRASLSRIEVARRLKSADSLSKTAQTAQIFQFALDKDLKDDGAAASFVLEPFDEVSIRPAPGYQTQKNVKLEGEVLYPGLYTIVKKNDRISDVIQRAGGLSPLAYANGAVLIRKKLLTETDKLLQQKRLEALEKQSTDTTASQKTVDEELEDQTNLLGINLSKILEKPGSKYDLVLEDGDVLKVPTQLQTVEVKGEVLYPILIRYDKSKGFKDYVNGAGGFSTKALKGKSYVVYANGAVASTRNFLFFRSFPSIKPGAEIYVPVREQREKLSPAAAVGISTSVVSMLALVISLFK